The window CTTCATCATGTCTCCAACAGTAATATGCTCCTCTTTTGTGTGTTCCGACCGCACCCCTATCCCCATAACCACCGTTTCTGTTCCCTTTTCATTATAAATAGCGGCATCGGTCCCGGCGCATATGACTTTGGTATTAGGGGCAAGACCTGCACTGACAATCGCCCTTTTGGCAATTGCTACCGATTCAGCGTCTTCCGGAACCTGGTAGCATTTCACCAGGAGTTCCATAGTGATCTCCGCCTTTGCTCCGATAGACTCCGCTGCATTTTGAAATATCCGGCCTATCAATTCACTCCTCCCAAGGCATTTCTCATGCGTTTGACTGCGACACTCAACCTTTACTTCCGTTTTTTCCGGCACCGCATTGAGGACCTCCCCGCCCCGGATGACCCCAACGTTCACTGTTGTCTCATCATCCACCCATCCTTCTTTTATCATGGATATCGCATATGACGCAGCCTTGATGGAAGATATGCCTTTTTCCGGCTCCATTCCCGCATGGGCCGATCTACCGGTGATATCCACTTTGATACTCATGTAAGACGGGCCGCCGATGATAATGTCCTCTAAGCTGTCTGAATCCATCACGAACCCAAAATCCGATTTAAGAAGGGAGGTGTCGATATTCTTGGCCCCTTTGAACCCGATCTCTTCTTCTCTTGACACCGCGATCTCTATTGGAGGGTGACGGTCGACTGTCTTTATCGCCTCTACGAGTTCTGCAATACCTGCCTTGTCATCCGCACCAAGTATAGTATTTCCTCGAGATCTTATGATTTGACCTTCAAGTACGGGTTCAATGCCGATACCAGGTTTGACCGTATCCGCATGAACCCCGAAAAGCACAGATCTATCGGAACTTGAATTCCTGGCAGGCACCTTAGCTATCAAGTTTCCGTAATCATCTATAAAGCATTCGGCTCCCAATTCCTTTGAAAATAAGCCTTTGAGATAACCGATGAAATCCTTCTCATTGCCGGATTCGCTGCTGATCCGAACCATCCTGAAAAAAGTCTCTATTAACTCTTGTTCCATGAATCTTTCCTCACCATATTTCCCGGCTCATCAAAAACCGCCGCCGTCTTGAGTATCAAATCTTTTTCCCCTTCCGGCACCAAGCCCACCTACGGGTCCCTTTATGGACCCCTAAGCAACGGTGAAACCCCCTTTAGTGTCCACAAGCCTTTGCCAGGTCCCGCAGTTCCGGGTGAACCACCTCACCTTCCCTGGTTATGGACTGGCCATCGCAGGTCACGGAACACGCCAGGCTGATCCCATCTATATGGGATGCAGCCTCTCTCGGCTCTCCTCCCGAATACATGGGGCCCTGATAACCGAAACCCCATTCTGTACATCCCCACACCCTTTCATCTTCCGTAGTAGCATACCCAAGTTTCGCCCTTGGGTTGAAACCATAGCAGACATGAGCGGCCAGATACATATCGGGATCATCCAATTTTTCGAACCATTTCTTTACGATCTCGGCTTCTTTACCCCCTCTGATCTCCTGGATTCTTCCATTTTCAACTTCGTAAACAACAGGTTCTGATACAACCCCTATGTCTGCTTCACCGCCGCCCGAAATAGCCCCGTCAAAAACAATGGTTCCATTAATAGTATCCTCCTTCGGTGCCCAGCCGATCTGGCCTATGAGAAAATGCCCCCCTGGTGTATCCGCTATGTGTTCATTTGCAAAAGGACGATCGGGATGGTTTTCAAAAGTGACGTTCGTTCCCGCCGCATTTACGATCTTCATTTCCTTTGCTCGCTTCGTTATCTCAACAACCTTTTCCTGGAATGCAATTTGGGCCTGGATATCCACTTCTCCTATACAGCGGATCAATTGATCAGTAGACAAACCTCCTAGCATAAGGTTTCGTGTACGCCCATTCGTTACCGCCCGTGTCCAAGGGGTCCCATATAGAAGCCACTGGTTGTTCAGTTCGATCCAGGCGTCTGTCGCAGGGCAAGCAGCGAAAAGGGGTTCCGGCAGATAAGGGTCACAGGCCTTGCCGTAGCCCCTGGGAGTAGTGTGCCAGGCCACCATTACCTTTGCTCCCAGGGCCTCGCCCGCCTTGGCCATCTCTTCCGCCACTCTGAAGTCGCTGATGGAATCGATGGTAATTAAAAGGCTTTCCCCCTCTTTGATTCGGATTATCTCCTTAACGGTTTTATAGGCCGCTTTAAACAATTCGAGGTCTTTGCTGGTAGGCATAACTTATCGCCTCCTGTTCCCGGGCCTCTGGGAGGCCTTTCGGCTTGCCGATTATTGTCCCATTCGGGAAATGAGAGAAACCTGCGTCTTCAGGCGAAGACTTCAATTCGTTCATTTCTTTGAGTAGGGTTCAAGGATCCAAGGGTTCAAGTGGCCGAGTGATTATTGAAGAACCGAAATAAGCCGACCTCAATGCATTTCACTTGACTCCTCAGCCCCTCACATAAAACGGGGTTCAAGGAGTCGAGGGGTCCAGGGGTCAAGTGAGAAAAAGGATTTGAGATGAAATGATTTTCACTTGGACCCTTGAACCCTGAACCCTTGGCCCCTAAAGCTATAGGTTTCAGCCGATAGTAGTTTACTTTCCCAAGGGCTTGGCCAACTCGGCAAGTTTAGGGTCGATCACCTTTCCTTCATCCAAAATCTGGCGGCCGTCCAGCCACACTGATGAGTTAAGGCAGATGCCATCACAATGGGTTACCGCCTCACCCGCGTTTCCCTCGAAAAACGGCCCCTGGTAGCCGAAGCCCCACTCGGTACTGCCCCAGATCCGCTCATCCTCGGTGCAGAGGCCCGAAAGCCGCGCGCCTGGATTGAAACCGTAACAGACATGGGCCATATTGTACATGTTGTCATCATTTAAGTTCTTCAGCCAATCGGCCAGGAATTTCGCTTCCTCACCGCCTACAATGTCCACGATACGTCCCTTTTCCACAACCAATTTGATGGGCGTTTTGAGGATACCCAGGTCGGCAGGTCCGCCACCGGAAAAAGAACCATCAAAAACGATCTCGCCGTTGATGGTCTCTTCCAAAGGCGCCCATCCGATCTGGCCCAACAGGAAGTGCGGGCCGGGCGTTGAGGCATGGCATTCATTGGTGACCGCTCGACCTGCGTTTGTAAAGGACACGTCGGTGCCGGCCGGAGTGGTGATGCGCATCTCTTTTGCGGCATGGGTCATTTCCACCACTGCGGTCATAAACTCACGCAAAGCCTTGAGAT is drawn from Deltaproteobacteria bacterium and contains these coding sequences:
- a CDS encoding M20/M25/M40 family metallo-hydrolase codes for the protein MGAECFIDDYGNLIAKVPARNSSSDRSVLFGVHADTVKPGIGIEPVLEGQIIRSRGNTILGADDKAGIAELVEAIKTVDRHPPIEIAVSREEEIGFKGAKNIDTSLLKSDFGFVMDSDSLEDIIIGGPSYMSIKVDITGRSAHAGMEPEKGISSIKAASYAISMIKEGWVDDETTVNVGVIRGGEVLNAVPEKTEVKVECRSQTHEKCLGRSELIGRIFQNAAESIGAKAEITMELLVKCYQVPEDAESVAIAKRAIVSAGLAPNTKVICAGTDAAIYNEKGTETVVMGIGVRSEHTKEEHITVGDMMKSVEIIRNILKETC
- a CDS encoding leucyl aminopeptidase; amino-acid sequence: MPTSKDLELFKAAYKTVKEIIRIKEGESLLITIDSISDFRVAEEMAKAGEALGAKVMVAWHTTPRGYGKACDPYLPEPLFAACPATDAWIELNNQWLLYGTPWTRAVTNGRTRNLMLGGLSTDQLIRCIGEVDIQAQIAFQEKVVEITKRAKEMKIVNAAGTNVTFENHPDRPFANEHIADTPGGHFLIGQIGWAPKEDTINGTIVFDGAISGGGEADIGVVSEPVVYEVENGRIQEIRGGKEAEIVKKWFEKLDDPDMYLAAHVCYGFNPRAKLGYATTEDERVWGCTEWGFGYQGPMYSGGEPREAASHIDGISLACSVTCDGQSITREGEVVHPELRDLAKACGH
- a CDS encoding leucyl aminopeptidase gives rise to the protein MIGSQELELAVSCHKTIFNILEVKPGETLLITIDSKADFSIAEGMARAGECAGAKTMIAYHSTPPGYGKVGDPYLPDSLYGAILRADAWVELNNQWLLYNSAWEEAMREGTKTRYLFLGGLDVDMINRCIGAIDLKALREFMTAVVEMTHAAKEMRITTPAGTDVSFTNAGRAVTNECHASTPGPHFLLGQIGWAPLEETINGEIVFDGSFSGGGPADLGILKTPIKLVVEKGRIVDIVGGEEAKFLADWLKNLNDDNMYNMAHVCYGFNPGARLSGLCTEDERIWGSTEWGFGYQGPFFEGNAGEAVTHCDGICLNSSVWLDGRQILDEGKVIDPKLAELAKPLGK